Part of the Cloacibacterium caeni genome is shown below.
ACCATAAAGTTGTATATTATTTATCAATCTAAAGGATGCCAATCTTGGGTCAGTTAATGGCACTGAACCAAATTTAGAATCTTCAGGATCATACAGCGGTTTGTAAGTTCCTGCAGCTACCCAAATTTGTAGCATATTGCTGTCAGTCCATTGGGTACTGTTTCGTTTTGCATATTTCAAAGCATCTGCTAATTCTCCTAAAGCATTATCCCAAGATGAGCCGTTACCCGTTGAACCTTTTTTTACGTATAGAATATTATTAGTAGGGACAGGAAAAATATTATACTGATTTTCATATGCTCCTAAATCTATGGTACCATCAACAATACGGGAGTTTCCTAAAATATCTAATGGAATATTGTTTTTGGTATTATCACCTTTGTTAATAACTACGGCATCATCCTTAAGACGGTAATCCTTTGCGCTCACATCTACAAAAAGACTTGATGTAGAAATACCTGTAGAATTAATATTGCCATTAGTTGTATCTGTAAACCCTTTTACTAGACTGTATTGAATATCAAAATTAGTATTACTACTAAAAATTTCATCTATAAGAATGCTGTTGTATATATTTATTTTTCCTGAGTTAGAAACATATTTATAGCTATACAATCCATTACTCCTACTGTAATATGCTTTATTTGCTATAATAGTTACATTGGTAAGCGTTGGGTTAGAATATAAGTTGTACAATCCACCACCGTTGTCTCTGGTAGCAGAATTACCCGAAATAATAACATTGGTAAGGGCTGGAGAAGAACCATCGTTGTACATTCCGCCACCTGCAAAATCTGCTATATTATCCGAAATATTAACATTAACAAGGGTAGGAGAAGATGAACGATTATACATACCAGCTCCATTACTTTTACCTATTGATATTCCGTTTACTTTTCTAGTATCAATTAATGAGCTACCATATCCTCCAGTAATCGTAAAACCGTCCAATATCGTACTCTTGGTTATTGGGTTGGTACTTGTTCCTATAGAAAGTACTACCTGATAAACATTATCACTATAGATGCCTTGCGAACCAATATCTCCGCTTAATATAGTTTTGTTGACATTCCAATTACGCTCAATTAAGGCAACTTCAGTTCCTGCAAAACCTCCATAAAGCTGTACATTATTAACCAATAGAAAAGAAGCCAATCTGGGTTCTGCGGTCGGCACGGAGCCAAATTTGTCATCTGCAGCATCATACAAGGGTTTATAAGAACCTGCCGCTACCCATATTTGTAGCGGATTGCTTTCTGTAAATTGAGTATTATATCGTTTTGCAAATTTCAAAGCATCTGCTACTTCGCCTAAAGCATTGCTCCAAGATGAGCCATTGCCTGTTGCTCCTTTTTTTACGTAGAGGATATTGTTAGTAGGTATAATAATAAACTGATTTTCATATGATCCTAAGTCTATGGTACCATCAACAATTCGGGAGTTGTCCAAAATATCTAATGGAATATTGTTTTTGGTATTATCGCCTTTGTTAACAACTATAGCATTATATTTAAGGCGATAATCTTTATTGACAACGTCCACAAAAATATCTGTTTCATTGACACCTGTAGAATTAATGTTGCCATTGGATGTATTTGTAAACCCTTGTACAAGACTATACTGGAGATCAGGAATAAAATCTGAATTACTGGTAATAGTTCCTAAAATAATACTGTTGTATATTTTAGGGTTACTAGAATAGTAATTATACATTGCACTAGCATCAGTAGCTGCAGAATTTCTTACAATTGTGACATTGGTAAATGTTGGAGTAGAGTAATAATTTAAAACAGCGCCACCAAAACCACCGCCAAAACCTTCTATACTTTTTGCAGAATTATCTGAAATGATAACATTGGTAAGTATTGGAGATGCGTAATTATTTTTTATACCTCCTGCGCTATTATTAGTAGAATTCCCTGAAATAATAGCGTTGGTAAGAACTGGAGAAGAATAGTCATTGCACATACCTCCTCCGCTACTATCAGCAAAATTCCCCGAAATAGTAACGCTGTTAAGCCTTGGAGAAGAAGAACTTTTATTGTACATTCCACCACCTTCATAAGCAGAATTACCTGAAATCTTAACATTGGTGATTGTTGCTGAAGAAAATACATTGTACATCCCAGAACCCTCGTTTAATCTAATACTAATTCCGTTTACAGTTCTATTTTCAAATAAATTTCCATTTCCTCCATAAATATTAAAACCGTCTAGTATCGTTTTACTGGTTATTGGTTTGGTACTCGTACCTACAGAAAGCACTACATTATAAACGTTGTCACTGTTGCCATAAGTACCAATCTCTCCGTATAACGTAGTCACTTTGGTCTTCCAATTTCTGTCGTTCATTGTAGGATTGCCACTAGTAGGAAAACCACCATAAAGCTGTACGTTATTGACCAATAGAAAAGAAGCCAATCTTTTGTTAGTGGTAGGCACTGTACCAAATGCAACATCTGAAGGATCATACAGAGGGGTGTAATAACCAGCTGCAACCCAAATTTGCAGCGGATTGCTTTCAGTCCATTGCATTTCGTTTTGTTTTGCGTATTTTAAAGCATCTGCTACTTCGCCTAAAGAACTACTCCAAGACGAGCCATTGCCTATTCCTCCTTTTTTTACATAAAGGATGTTTCCTTCACCTGGAGTTATCTGGGCAGATAATTGAACTGCAAAAAAGAACAACAAAAAAAGTTTATTAAATTTTTTCATAATTTGTACATTCATTTCAATATGAATATGGATTTTAATTTTTATAAATGTATTTTTATCTGATGTTTTCACAAAAAATATGGGGTGGACAAAAAGGTGGACATTTTTTTTACAAAAATTAAAACTGAAAATCAGTTAATTAACAAAAATGCCAAATTTTAAAACTTTGGCATATCTGCTAAATAAAGATTAAACTTTCAAATTTTAAAGCCTTAAAGTTTTGTTTAATTCTCAACCTTATTTTTTAATCAAGTCTAATCTGTAAAGATAAATGAACTAAAAAATTAAAAAGTTTTATAGTAGATGATTGATTTTAACTTTAAAAAGTGTTTTAATTATATGTTTCAAAAAATATAGAAAATGAACATATTTTAAACATCAATCAATTAGATTTTTACATAATTTTCGCTATTTTAGGGCTCTGAAATTCCTCATTTAGATGATTAAAAATTACTCCCTTATTTTTTTGTTGTTTTTCACAGGCCTTTTTGGACAGTTTCAAAACTTTGAAACTTCTGAAAATAATAAACATATAAATTATAACTACGAAAAAATTCTCTGGAATTTTCCTAATTTTAGTTGTGACACCAACTCACTCAAAAAGTATTTACAACCACTGAAAAACAATACAAAACCCAGCGCACAAATCATTTATAATATTCTAGCTGCAGAAGGTATTGCCAACTGTGAGGATAGGATTACGGAACACAGCAACAACCTTTTCAAAAAAGCAATAAAACAGGCAGAAAAAACAAACCCAGAACTAGAAGTAGTTGCCAATATCTATTACGCCAAATATCTCTACCGCTATAGAAAAATGGAGAAAGCACTTCCTTTTTTCCTAAAAGCTTACCATCTTCTTGAAAAACATCCTAATAAAAAACATATCCGCCCAGATGAATCTTATAAATGGATTGGTTATTATTTCGGAACCATTGGTGATATCGAATCTTCTGTTAAGTCTCTGGAAAAAGCTAAATCTCTTTCCAAAAATCAGGAAGCAGACTATGCCAGTATTTTAGATGCATTAGGTTTGCACTATTTTAATAATGGTAACCTTGTAAAAGCTGAAGATTATTTCAATCAAGTAGAAAGTATCTCCAAATCAATAAATGATAAACTGAGATATGCGAAAGCCTTGGGAAACCTTTCTTTGATACACTGGAAAAGAGGAGAAACAGAAAACGCTAAAAAGCTTTTAATGAAAGATATCACTATATCTGAGCGGCTAAAAGAAAACCAAAATACCATGTATGCATACACCTTATTCGGAGAGTTTTTAACACAGGAAAAAAAGTATAGCGAGGCACACGAAGCACTTCAAAAAGCTTTACAAATCGCAGAATCAAAATCATATTTTCAGGCTAATGAGATTAAAATACAGCAACTACTGACATCGGTTTACAAAAACCTAAATAACAAAGATGGGGAACTTCAAAGCTATAAACGAATTAATGAACTGGAAGAAGAATTGAAAAAAACAGACGGAGATTTAGCCCTAAATAATGCCAATCTTCTGATGCAAAAATCGAAGTTAGAACAAGCAAACAATGAGGCTTATTATCAGAAAGAAAAATCAGCATTAATGCGAAAGGTTTACATCATTATCACTCTTCTTACATTTATCTTGATTGGGTTTATTTATGCACATTCCAGAAAAAAATTACGAAACCGTGAACTCATTTACAAGCAGAAAGTTATGGGGCTGGAAATGGACAAGTTGAAATTTGAACAGAAAATTTCAGAAACTCAACAAAACCTTGATGCTCAGGTAGAATTCCTTAAAAATAAAAATATACAGATTCACACATTAAAATCTGAGATTGAAAAAATAAAGAACTCAAATTCTTACTATCTTGAAGAACAGCAGGGAGAACTTCATACATTATTGCAATCACATCTGATGACCGATGAAAATTGGGAGAACTTTAAAAGAGAATTCATAAAAGTCTATCCAAAATTTTACCAAAAAATTCAAAGTGAATATCCAGATCTTACAGACTCTAATTACAGAATTATTCTGTTGAAAAAACTTGATTTCAATAATGTTGAAATTTCTGAACTTTTAGGTATTACAATTGATGCAGTGAAAAAATCCAATCAAAGAATGAAGAAAAAATTAGGCGACCGATATGATGAGCTGTCTGAAATTATAAACAAATCTTAACTTATTCTTTATAAAAAAAATTTCGTTAATCAAAAAAACTCCAGTAAATACTGGAGTTTTATATTTTGAAATGAAACCTTTTAAGGCTATTTTTTATCTACTACAATTCTCTCTTTGCGATTGGCTAGTTCCCAAGCGGTAGCAAAAACCAATTGTGCTCTTTTTTGAAGTAAAGGATAATCAATCTTTTCTGGATCATCTGTTGGTTGATGATAATCTTCGTGGATGCCGTCAAAGAAAAACGCTACAGGAATTCCGTGTTTTGCAAAGTTATAATGGTCACTTCTGTAGTATAATCTCATTGGATCATTCGGATCATCATATTTATAGTTGAGTTCAAGATTGTGTGTAATTTTGTTGGCAGCTTCATTGATGACTTTTAACTCAGTAGAAAGCATATCAGAACCGATGACGTAGACATAGTTTTTGCCTTCGTTTTCTTTATCACTTCTACCAATCATGTCGATATTTAGGTTTGCCACGGTGTTCTTTAAATCAAATACTGGATTCTCGGAATAATATTTAGAACCCAATAAACCGTGTTCTTCCCCAGTTACATGTAAGAAAAGAATGGAACGTTTTGGACCTTTTCCTGCTTTCTTGGCTTGTTGGAATGCTTCTGCGATTTCCATTACCGCAACTGTTCCACTTCCGTCGTCATCTGCACCATTGTACACTACTCCGTTATTGGTTCCAACGTGGTCATAGTGTGCAGAAATCACGATGATTTCCTCTGGTTTTTCTGTTCCTTCAATAAATGCCAGTATATTTTCTGAGTCAGGAAGCTCCCCTCTTCTGCTTTTTAGCGCTTCTTTTGGGACTTTTTGATAATAACTTCCCAATGCTTTTGGATAAGAAACGCCTAAGTTTTTATAGTAATCTATCATGTAAACGCCTGCTTTTTTTTGACCTTCAGAGCCGGTTTGTCTGCCTTCCATCTCGTCTGAAGCAATGACTATAAGGTTTTTCTTCAGTTCATCTGCCTTAATGGATTCATAGGCGGTTTTAAAAGCTTTTCCTTCGTAGGATAGGTTATTAGAAGCACAACTGTACAATACCAATGATGCTACTATTGGAACAAAAATTCTTGTCAATTTCATCTTATCATAATTTTTAATGAAGTAAAAATAGTTTTTTTTAGGAAATAAATATCTAAAACCCTTACAAAAGCTAAGATTAATCTTTGTTTTTCTGTATTTCTTAGTGATTTGATAATAGATTCTCCCCTTCTTTTGAGATGAAGAAGATATAAGATTTACATTCTTCATCAGTACCTTTGCTATACTTCAACTATACTACAACTATACTATAAACTACCTTTATACATTAATTAATCTCGTTTATTCCATAGCTGAGACTTGTTGAAATGGTGTGGGATGCGATGTAAAGTCGTGAGGTTGATGAGTTATGAGTTATGAGTTAAGATGAGGGATTTATTTGATGGAGATTTTGATAAAAAAGGAGGTTTTTCAAAGGGAAAAAAGATTATTTTTGGATAAACTATCGAAATGAAATTACCTATAAAACATCACGGAGCCGAAATCACTATTTTTTCTGAAATGACGGCACTTGCTAATCAATTTGGAGCGGTGAATCTGTCACAAGGTTTTCCTGATGATGACATCGATCAAGCTTTGAAGAAGTTTCTTGCGGAAGGAACGAATAAAAATTTTAATCAATACGCTCCTAGTTTTGGTTTTCCTGCGTTGATAGAAAATCTTATCACGTTTAATCATGCCAGAAAAAATCCGATAGATTTTTCTTCTTCGGAAATTACGATTACACCAGGAGCAAGTTATGGAATTTATACCGCGCTTTCTGCGATTTTAGAAATTGGCGATGAAGTGATAGTGCTGGAACCTGCTTATGATAGCTACATTCCATCGATTGAAATGAATGGGGCAAAGCCTGTTTTGGTTTCTTTGAATGAAGATTTTTTACCCGATTTTGAAAAAATTAAAACGGCAATTACTGAAAAAACAAAAGCTATCCTTATCAATTCCCCGCATAATCCTACGGGAAAAATTTGGAGAAAAGAAGATTTTGAAAGGCTCTATCAACTCATTAAAGACACTGAAATCATCGTTATCTCCGATGAAGTGTATGATTTAATTACCTTTGATAACGCTGAATTTTATAGTATTTTTCATCATGCGGAACTTAGACATAGGAGTTTTGCGATTTTTTCTTTTGGGAAAATGTTTCATCTCACGGGTTGGAAAGTTGGGTATATTTTGGCTTGTGAAGCATTGACCAAAGCTTTTAGAAAAGTGCATCAGTACATCAGTTTCAGTGTAAATACTCCTGCTCAATATGCTTTGGCGAAATATTTAGAGGTTTTTAATCCTGAAAAAAATCAACAGTATTTGCAGGAAAAAAGAGATTTCTTTTTGGCTCAATTTAAAGATTTGCCTTTTACTTTTAAGGAAAAATCAGAAGGAAGCTATTTTCAGATTGCCAGTTATGAGAACATTTCTAACTTACCTGACAAGGAATTCTGCATTTGGCTCACGAAAGAGTACCATGTTGCCACGATACCGCTTTGTTCGTTTTACCAAGACCAAAGAAACACGGGAATGATTAGATTCTGCTTCAGTAAAAGGACAGAAACGATATTAAAAGCTGCTGAAAATTTGAGAAGGTTAGTTTGAAAGACATGAGAGATTTTTGAGATTGAGGTATTTTTAAACGCAAAGGTTTTTATTCTTGAATTGCTTTTTAAGTGAGCTAAGTTGGCGAAATTCATTCGCTATGAAGCTTTATGGGAATTGTTATTTAAACAGACTTTTTTCTATCACAAAGTTCACGGAGAGCAGGTGAAATGATAGCGTTTTTGAGGGCTCTGAGGAACATCGGAGATGTTCTGGAAAGGTCACGAATTTTCGGTTGGCAGGTGTAGAAAAACTTTTTCCTTGATGAAGAGATTCTTCACTACTCTACGCTTCGTTCAGAATGACATGGTTCTGTTTTTTACTCACGATTAGGAATCTGTTTCAGTGGAAGAATTATTTTTGAAACGCAAAGGTTTTTTATTATTCCTATGTTTTTAAGGAAGCAAAGCGGGAATTCGCTAGCGAATTGATGAAGCGTGTGTTTTAAAATGTTTTTTCCGAACGTAGTTATTTGCGGTGTGGCTTCGACAGGCTCAGCCACCGTGTATGAAAATTATTTTTATGCTCAGCCACCGTGTATGAAAATTATTTTTATACTCTTTTGTTTTATTTTTTAAACGCAAAGGTTTTTATTATTGAATTGCTTTTTAAGTGAGCTAAGTTGGCGAAATTCATTCGCTTTGAAGCGGGGTGGAAATTGTATATTTTCTATCACAAAGTTCTCGGAGATGTGGTGAAATGATGGCGCTTTTGAGGGCTCTGAGGAACATTGGAAATTGTGAAGATGTGAAGTTGAAATATTTTTCTTTTTGAAGAGATTCTTCACTACTCTACGCTTCGTTCAGAATGACATGGTTCTGTTTTTTACTCACGATTAGGAATCTGAATTATTTTTGAAACGCAAAGGTTTTTATCATTGAATTGCTTTTTTAAGCGAGCAAAGCGGGAATTCGCTAGCGAATTGATGAAGCGTGTGTTTTAAAATGTTTTTTTCGAACGGATTTATTTGTGGTGTGGCTTCGACAGGCTCAGCCACCGTGTATGAAAATTATTTTTATGCTCAGCCACCAAGTATGAAAATTATTTTTATGCTCTTTTGTTTTATTTTTTAAACGCAAAGGTTTTTATTATTGAATTGCTTTTTTAAGTATGCTAAGTTGGCGAAATTCATTCGCTATGAAGCTTTATGGGAATTGTTATTTAAACAGACTTTTTTCTATCACAAAGTTCACGGAGAGCAGGTGAAATGATGGTGTTTTTGAGGGCTCTGAGGAACATCGGAGATGTTCTGGAAAGGTCACGAATTTTCGGTTGGCAGATGTAGAAAAACTTTTTCCTTAATGAAGAGATTCTTCACTACTCTACGCTTCGTTCAGAATGACATGGTTCTGTTTTTTACTCACGATTAGGAATCTGTTTCAGTGGAAGAATTATTTTTGAAACGCAAAGGTTTTTTATTATTCCTATGTTTTTAAGGAAGCAAAGTAGGAATTCGCTAGCGAATTGATGAAGCGTGTGTTTTAAACGTATTTATTTATGTTGTGGCTTCGACAGGCTCAGCCACCGTGTATGAAAATTATTTTTATGCTCAGCCACCAAGTATGAAAATTATTTTTATGCTCTTTTGTTTTATTTTTTAAACGCAAAATTTTTATTCTTTCATTACTTTTTTAAGTGAGCTAAGTTGGCGAAATTCATTCGCTATGAAGCTTTATGGGAATTGTTATTTAAACAGACTTTTTTCTATCACAAAGTTCACGGAGAGCAGGTGAAATGATGGTGTTTTTGAGGGCTCTGAGGAACATCGGAGATTCTTCACTACTCTACGCTTCGTTCAGAATGACATGGTTCTGTTTTTTACTCACGATTAGGAATCTGTATTATTTTTGAAACGCAAAGGTTTTTTATTATTCCTATGTTTTTAAGGAAGCAAAGTAGGAATTCGCTAGCGAATTGATGAAGCGTGTGTTTTAAAATGTTTTTTTCGAACGGATTTATTTGTGGTGTGGCTTCGACAGGCTCAGCCACCGTGTATGAAAATTATTTTTATGCTCAGCCACCGTGTATGAAAATTATTTTTATGCTCTTTTGTTTTATTTTTTAAACGCAAAATTTTTATTATTGAATTGCTTTTTTAAGTATGCTAAGTTGGCGAAATTCATTCGCTATGAAGCTTTATGGGAATTGTTATTTAAACAGACTTTTTTCTATCACAAAGTTCACGGAGATGTGGTGAAATGATGGCGTTTTTGAGGGCTCTGAGGAACATCGGAGATGTTCTGGAAAGGTCACGAATTTTCGGTTGGCAGGTGTAGAAAAACTTTTTCCTTGATGAAGAGATTCTTCACTACTCTACGCTTCGTTCAGAATGACATGGTTCTGTTTTTTACTCACGATTAGGAATCTGAATTATTTTTGAAACGCAAAGATTTTTATCATTGAATTGCTTTTTTAAGCGAGCAAAGTAGGAATTCGCTAGCGAATTGATGAAGCGTGTGTTTTAAAATGTTTTTTTCGAACGGATTTATTTGTGGTGTGGCTTCGACAGGCTCAGCCACCGTGTATGAAAATTATTTTTATGCTCAGCCACCAAGTATGAAAATTATTTTTATGCTCTTTTGTTTTATTTTTGAAACGCAAAGATTTTTTATTATTCCTATGTTTTTAAGGAAGCAAAGTAGGAATTCGCTAGCGAATTGATGAAGCGTGTGTTTTAAAATGTTTTTTTCGAACGGATTTATTTGTGGTGTGGCTTCGACAGGCTCAGCCACCGTGTATGAAAATTATTTTTATGCTCAGCCACCAAGTATGAAAATTATTTTTATGCTCTTTTGTTTTATTTTTTGAAGCGTAAAGGTTTTATTCTTTCATTACTTTTTTAAGTATGCTAAGTTGGCGAAATTCATTCGCTCTGAAGCTTTATGGGAATTGTTATTTAAACAGACTTTTTTCTATCACAAAGTTCACGGAGAGCAGGTGAAATGATAGCGTTTTTGAGGGCTCTGAGGAACATCGGAGATGTTCTGGAAAGGTCACGAATTTTCGGTTGGCAGGTGTAGAAAAACTTTTTCCTTGATGAAGAGATTCTTCACTACTCTACGCTTCGTTCAGAATGACATGGTTCTGTTTTTTACTCACGATTAGGAATCTGTTTCAGTGGAAGAATTATTTTTGAAACGCAAAGGTTTTTTATTATTCCTATGTTTTTAAGGAAGCAAAGTAGGAATTCGCTAGCGAATTGATGAAGCGTGTGTTTTAAAATGTTTTTTCCGAACGTAGTTATTTGTGGTGTGGCTTCGACAGGCTCAGCCACCGTGTATGAAAATTATTTTTATGCTCAGCCACCGTGTATGAAAATTATTTTTATGCTCAGCCACCGTGTATGAAAATTATTTTTATACTCTTTTGTTTTATTTTTTGAAGCGTAAAGGTTTTATTCTTTCATTACTTTTTTAAGTATGCTAAGTTGGCGAAATTCATTCGCTATGAAGCTTTATGGGAATTGTTATTTAAACAGACTTTTTTCTATCACAAAGTTCACGGAGATGTGGTGAAATGATAGCGTTTTTGAGGGCTCTGAGGAACATCGGAACTCAAAGTCTGGAGACTTTGCGCAGCAATGTGTTTTTAAAATTGAGTTATTGATGCTTTGAAAGTATAATATTTGTAAAAGTTTTTGTATATTTGATTGAAGCAACTTGCACTCTGAATTTGCTAAATCCCAAGAACGGAAGTAAACTTCATTCTCGGGACTTCGCAAATCCGCCGAAGCGTTAGCAGAAATGTTACCAAAAATCCGCACAAACATTAGCGTTTTTTAACAAAGTTTATATAAATTTTAAAACAGCACACAGAAAGTTTCTGAAAATTTTATTATTTCTTTGAAGCCCAAACTAAAATAATTCAAATTATGAAGTCAAAAATCTTAATTCTTTCATTATTTTCAAGCCTTCTGTTTTCACAATCTAGAATGAACCTTGACTTTGAAAATGTAACCGATAATAATAAAATGTTAAAGTGGTTAACAAACAAAAAAAATCAAATTATTGAAGTTGATACTATAACTAAATTTGAAGGGAAAAGAAGTTTAAAAATTACAGGAGAAAGTAAATTATCAGATGATAAAAATGATTTTGCTGTAGTAATGCAGAAAATTCAAAAAAAATATCTCAACGGAAAAGAATTCACCCTTAAAGCAAGAATAAAATCCCAAAGTGATTTTGATGGTGCAGCTTTTCCCTATTTAAGAACATTAAATAAAGATAAAAAAAATATTTCATTTCTCAATCAACAAGACAAACCAATAAAAGGAAATACAGATTGGCAGGAACTAATAATAAAAATTCCTATTCTAGAAAATGTAGAAAATTTAGATTTTGGATTTGTATATAAAGGAAAAGGAAGCGCTTGGTTTGATAATGTAGAGATATTGCTTGACGGAAAACCAATTGAGAAACCTCTTAAAGAATTAACTTCTCAACAAATTACAGCAATAAAAAAATATGTTTATCCACTAAGTTCATTTGAACCCAATAATAATGATAATTCTGACCTTAAAATATTGAGAAATCTAATTGGAAGTTCAAAGGTAGTTGCATTGGGTGAGTCAACTCACGGTTCAAGTGAAATCTATAAAATGAAAGATAGATTAATAAGATATTTAGCAGAAAAAGAGAATTTTGATATTTTTTCTATTGAAGCGCAAATGCAACAATCGTATTTGGTTGAAAATTACACTAATGGTAATTCAACTTTGAAAGAAGCAATGAGAAACCTTGGTTTTTGGACTTGGAAAACAAAAGAAATGGCAAATCTATTAAATTGGATGAAAGATTTTAACAAAGACAAGAAAAAAATCAGTTTCACGGGATTTGATATGCAAAGTGTTAGCGAACCAATTAAACAGTTACGAGCAACTTTCAAAGATGATACAGAATTACAAAATAAATTTGATAAACTCTCACTTAAAATTCAAGAATTTTTAGAAGAAAACAAAAATATAAGGAGAAACTATATTTTAACTGATGACCAATCTAAAACGATTTATCCAATCCTATCAGAAATAAAATCGAAAATCACTTCTGCAAATAATTTAACTGACAGCGAGAAAAAATGGCAAAATCAAAATTTGAGAATTATAGAACAAATCTTGCAGAAAACTATGATTAGTAGGGATAAATTTATGGCAGAAAATTTTATGTGGATAAAGAATAACAATCCGAATTCAA
Proteins encoded:
- a CDS encoding erythromycin esterase family protein; this encodes MKSKILILSLFSSLLFSQSRMNLDFENVTDNNKMLKWLTNKKNQIIEVDTITKFEGKRSLKITGESKLSDDKNDFAVVMQKIQKKYLNGKEFTLKARIKSQSDFDGAAFPYLRTLNKDKKNISFLNQQDKPIKGNTDWQELIIKIPILENVENLDFGFVYKGKGSAWFDNVEILLDGKPIEKPLKELTSQQITAIKKYVYPLSSFEPNNNDNSDLKILRNLIGSSKVVALGESTHGSSEIYKMKDRLIRYLAEKENFDIFSIEAQMQQSYLVENYTNGNSTLKEAMRNLGFWTWKTKEMANLLNWMKDFNKDKKKISFTGFDMQSVSEPIKQLRATFKDDTELQNKFDKLSLKIQEFLEENKNIRRNYILTDDQSKTIYPILSEIKSKITSANNLTDSEKKWQNQNLRIIEQILQKTMISRDKFMAENFMWIKNNNPNSKFIVWAHNGHINKDKLRMGGFLDEKLKNDYLTFGFAFFDGTYKAMYNKDLGNVTAQTPYLGTYEYWLNSLNEPYFILDIRKMKEDKDLKYLLTDFDLRTTGSTKTNNEFSYRNLAEDFDYLIFINKSTNSDFNYE